From the genome of Ignavibacteriales bacterium, one region includes:
- the lptB gene encoding LPS export ABC transporter ATP-binding protein encodes MPENLTLRSDNLKKVYKKRAVVNNVSVQVQQGEVVGLLGPNGAGKTTTFYMIVGMIKPNAGKVYLESKEITDEPMYKRAKMGIGYLPQEASVFRRLSVEDNIMAVLQMMKLTNDERKEKQESLLKELGIVKVRKNLGFQLSGGERRRCEIARALATNPKFILLDEPFAGVDPIAVEDIMNIVANLKNKGIGILITDHNVHETLSIVDRAYILLNGQIFKDGTANVLAEDADVRKLYLGEKFKLDRYT; translated from the coding sequence ATGCCGGAAAACTTAACACTAAGAAGTGATAATCTTAAAAAGGTTTATAAGAAAAGAGCCGTGGTGAATAATGTCTCTGTTCAAGTCCAGCAGGGAGAAGTGGTCGGTTTACTTGGACCTAACGGTGCAGGAAAAACAACCACATTCTATATGATCGTGGGAATGATAAAACCGAATGCCGGGAAAGTCTATTTGGAAAGTAAAGAAATTACTGATGAACCGATGTACAAACGCGCCAAGATGGGAATAGGATATCTGCCGCAAGAAGCATCTGTGTTTCGCAGGTTGAGTGTGGAAGACAATATTATGGCGGTATTGCAAATGATGAAGCTTACCAATGACGAAAGAAAAGAGAAACAGGAATCATTATTGAAGGAACTTGGAATCGTGAAAGTCAGAAAGAATCTTGGTTTTCAATTAAGCGGCGGGGAAAGAAGACGCTGCGAAATCGCCCGAGCGTTAGCGACTAATCCAAAATTTATTTTACTGGATGAACCATTTGCGGGCGTGGATCCTATTGCCGTTGAAGATATTATGAATATTGTTGCAAATCTAAAAAATAAAGGGATCGGCATATTAATTACGGATCATAATGTTCACGAAACATTAAGTATTGTTGACCGTGCATATATCTTGCTTAACGGACAAATATTTAAAGATGGGACTGCAAATGTCCTGGCAGAGGATGCAGATGTTAGAAAATTATATCTTGGGGAAAAATTTAAGTTGGATCGTTATACTTAA
- a CDS encoding acetaldehyde dehydrogenase (acetylating), with amino-acid sequence MNFDKDLQSIQEARTLAARAKEAQLEFKYYNQEQVDKIVKAMADAGFKEAERLAKLAYEETGFGKVADKVIKNQFGTRDVWESIKDLKSVGVIDVQKDGKIIKIAEPMGVVAALVPSTNPTSTAMFKAIISLKCRNAIIVSPHPKALRCTTEALKVVADAAEKAGAPKGLIQCLSIPTLEGTNALMKDKNIAVILATGGMPMVYAAYSSGTPAYGVGSGNVPAFIEKSANYQKAVADIVYGTTFDNGTLCSSEQAMIVDRSIKDKVIEEAKRIGCYFVNDEEKKKLEDKVARGAKLNADIVGKSAAWIANYAGFTVPDKTTVLIAECSSVGKEEPLSIEKLSPMLAFYTVDGWMEGCHRSIELLQFGGIGHTMAIHSNDKEIIMKFALEKPAFRIVVNTPSSVGAVGYTTGLMPSMTLGPGTWGGSIISENVTAKHLMNIKTLAFEIHPVNPGNCVNSFDLPSTINMKSGYQEGNFTKQIEERLRARAGNPNVSLMSNTGQKFNKTSEKAVLGTGISEEEIQKIIREFNK; translated from the coding sequence ATGAATTTTGACAAAGACCTTCAATCTATACAGGAAGCCAGAACACTTGCCGCAAGAGCAAAAGAAGCCCAACTAGAATTTAAGTATTACAATCAAGAACAAGTTGATAAAATTGTAAAAGCTATGGCAGATGCCGGATTCAAAGAAGCCGAACGCCTTGCTAAATTGGCTTATGAAGAAACCGGTTTTGGAAAAGTGGCTGATAAAGTTATCAAAAATCAATTCGGCACAAGAGATGTCTGGGAATCAATAAAGGATTTGAAATCCGTCGGTGTGATTGACGTTCAAAAAGACGGCAAAATTATTAAGATAGCCGAACCAATGGGAGTTGTTGCAGCGCTTGTACCTTCAACAAACCCAACTTCCACTGCGATGTTCAAAGCAATAATTTCTTTGAAATGCAGAAACGCAATTATTGTATCGCCCCATCCAAAAGCTCTTAGATGTACAACCGAAGCATTGAAGGTCGTAGCGGATGCCGCTGAAAAAGCGGGCGCACCTAAAGGATTGATACAATGTTTATCAATTCCAACTCTTGAAGGTACAAATGCGTTAATGAAAGATAAAAACATTGCTGTAATTCTTGCCACGGGAGGAATGCCGATGGTTTATGCTGCTTATAGCTCCGGCACACCTGCATATGGAGTTGGTTCAGGAAACGTTCCGGCATTCATAGAAAAAAGTGCGAATTATCAGAAAGCGGTTGCAGACATAGTTTATGGAACTACTTTTGACAATGGAACGTTATGTTCTTCCGAGCAGGCAATGATTGTTGACCGTTCTATTAAAGATAAAGTTATTGAAGAAGCTAAACGGATCGGTTGCTATTTTGTTAATGATGAAGAGAAGAAAAAATTAGAGGACAAAGTTGCCCGCGGTGCAAAATTAAACGCAGATATTGTTGGAAAATCCGCAGCATGGATTGCAAATTATGCGGGTTTCACTGTTCCGGATAAAACAACAGTTCTTATTGCAGAATGCAGTAGTGTTGGAAAAGAGGAACCGCTATCAATTGAAAAATTATCTCCGATGCTTGCGTTTTATACTGTTGACGGCTGGATGGAAGGATGTCATCGCTCTATTGAGCTTTTACAATTTGGCGGAATTGGTCATACAATGGCAATTCATTCTAACGATAAAGAAATAATTATGAAGTTTGCTCTTGAGAAACCAGCATTTAGAATTGTTGTAAACACACCGTCCTCGGTTGGCGCTGTGGGTTATACAACCGGATTAATGCCTTCAATGACTTTAGGACCTGGTACATGGGGTGGCTCAATAATTTCAGAAAATGTAACAGCCAAACATCTGATGAATATTAAAACACTTGCTTTCGAAATACATCCGGTAAACCCCGGCAATTGTGTAAACTCTTTTGATCTTCCTTCGACAATAAACATGAAAAGCGGATACCAGGAGGGGAATTTTACAAAACAAATTGAAGAAAGATTACGGGCACGCGCAGGCAATCCAAATGTAAGTTTGATGAGTAACACCGGTCAAAAATTTAACAAAACTTCAGAGAAAGCAGTTTTGGGAACCGGAATATCAGAAGAAGAGATACAAAAAATTATTCGCGAATTTAATAAATAA
- a CDS encoding LytTR family transcriptional regulator DNA-binding domain-containing protein produces MGPKKKIRVVIIDDETLGREIIKSYLKKFENVELLAECSNGFEGIKQINELKPDLIFLDIQMPKLTGFEMLEILEEPPVIIFTTAFDQYALKAFDANATDYLLKPFSEERFAEAFNKALKLITNISPAKQKLDGLVKAVEKRDEFLDRVVIKNGQKIIIIPTDDIRYIEAQDDYTMLYTEKGNFLKQKTMKYFEENLNGAEFIRIHRSYFVKLTAIKQIELFEKDSYRVLLHDGVKLPVSKSGYQNLKEIIK; encoded by the coding sequence ATGGGACCAAAAAAGAAGATAAGAGTTGTAATAATTGATGACGAAACGCTCGGTCGTGAAATAATTAAAAGCTACTTGAAAAAGTTCGAAAATGTTGAATTGCTCGCCGAATGTTCAAATGGTTTCGAAGGAATCAAACAGATCAACGAACTTAAACCGGATTTAATCTTTCTCGATATTCAAATGCCTAAGCTAACCGGATTTGAGATGCTGGAAATTTTAGAAGAACCGCCGGTAATCATTTTTACAACCGCGTTCGATCAATATGCTCTCAAAGCTTTTGATGCCAATGCAACGGATTACCTTTTAAAACCATTCTCTGAAGAAAGATTTGCCGAAGCATTTAATAAAGCCCTTAAACTTATCACCAATATATCTCCGGCTAAACAGAAATTGGACGGGCTGGTAAAAGCCGTTGAAAAACGTGATGAATTTTTGGACCGCGTGGTAATAAAGAACGGACAGAAAATAATTATCATCCCGACAGATGATATAAGATATATTGAAGCTCAGGATGACTACACAATGCTTTACACCGAAAAAGGAAATTTTCTTAAACAGAAAACGATGAAATATTTTGAGGAAAATTTGAATGGTGCGGAGTTTATCCGAATTCACCGCTCATATTTTGTTAAGCTTACAGCAATCAAACAGATAGAATTATTTGAAAAGGATTCGTACCGGGTTCTGCTTCATGATGGAGTGAAGTTACCGGTTAGTAAAAGCGGCTATCAGAATTTAAAAGAAATCATCAAATAA
- a CDS encoding histidine kinase: protein MSNPFISNKKIRALYFSIWFFISQAQVLLLTYFLNVKLLNAYCDSLVFNFLYMALGLSFWFTVSFNSLENYSTSKVFLNHIAAAVITSGLWILIGYYTIINLITGDKVYSDFLLKSLVWRFLIGILFYTVIIAVDYVIIYYNNFQEKLLKEVELNALVKEAELKTLKYQINPHFIFNSLNSISSLTISNPIQAQEMTIKLSSFLRSILSKNEKQKNKLIEEINNAKLYLDIEKVRFAEKFEFIEDIKIECKEMEVPSMILQPILENAIKHGVYESLDKVTIKLSCGMENEYFKITIENNFDPESIPRKGEGIGLKNIRNRLKLIYNQENLLTVQKETNRFSVNIFIPVG from the coding sequence ATGAGCAACCCATTTATTAGTAATAAAAAAATCCGTGCACTTTACTTCAGCATCTGGTTTTTTATCTCTCAAGCGCAGGTTCTATTACTTACATATTTCTTAAATGTAAAACTGCTTAATGCCTATTGCGACAGCTTGGTTTTTAATTTCTTGTATATGGCGCTTGGTCTAAGTTTTTGGTTCACGGTTAGTTTCAATTCCTTGGAAAATTATTCCACGTCAAAAGTTTTTCTAAATCATATTGCCGCGGCAGTAATTACTTCAGGTTTGTGGATTCTTATTGGATACTATACAATTATTAATCTCATAACGGGCGATAAAGTTTACTCGGATTTTCTTCTTAAATCTCTCGTCTGGAGATTTTTAATTGGCATTCTCTTCTATACGGTAATTATTGCAGTAGATTATGTGATCATTTACTACAATAATTTTCAAGAGAAACTTTTGAAAGAAGTTGAGTTGAATGCTCTTGTTAAAGAAGCCGAATTGAAAACTTTAAAATATCAGATCAATCCACACTTTATCTTCAACAGTTTGAATTCGATCAGCTCATTGACTATTTCCAATCCAATACAAGCACAGGAGATGACGATAAAACTTTCTTCATTTCTTAGAAGCATCTTATCTAAAAATGAGAAACAAAAAAATAAACTTATCGAAGAAATTAATAACGCAAAACTCTATCTCGACATTGAAAAGGTGCGTTTTGCCGAAAAATTTGAATTCATTGAAGATATTAAAATTGAATGCAAGGAGATGGAAGTTCCAAGCATGATACTTCAACCGATTTTAGAGAATGCTATAAAACACGGTGTTTATGAAAGTTTGGACAAAGTCACAATTAAACTTTCTTGCGGAATGGAAAATGAATATTTTAAAATTACAATTGAAAACAACTTTGATCCGGAATCAATTCCGCGGAAGGGTGAAGGAATTGGACTTAAAAATATCCGTAATAGATTAAAATTAATTTATAATCAAGAAAATCTTTTAACTGTTCAAAAAGAGACTAATCGATTTAGTGTAAACATTTTTATACCGGTTGGATGA
- a CDS encoding LiaF-related protein, whose protein sequence is MQNTNGRTWAGIIFIAIGALFLLENFGFPWFYGFDISHMIFSWHSIFLIIGIVLIINHRDNFLGYIFVGIGAFGMLRHIPFFSQFDFSDLWPIALLFMGLWLILRRNGKSSIHHSHFSNSGKESTREMPPQEERQSQTASNFYDFLDEVNIFNSTNKVIRSDNFRGGNITTIFGGTKLDLTNSKLSPSENILEITTLFGGTNIRVPQNWKVILNVTSIFGGFEDKRFAHIHSEEKSEGMLIIKGVALFGGGELLY, encoded by the coding sequence ATGCAAAACACAAATGGAAGAACCTGGGCCGGGATAATTTTCATAGCCATCGGCGCTTTATTTCTTCTTGAAAATTTTGGGTTTCCATGGTTTTACGGATTTGATATTAGCCATATGATTTTTTCATGGCATTCAATATTCCTAATCATCGGAATTGTCTTGATCATAAATCATCGCGATAATTTTTTGGGATACATCTTTGTTGGAATCGGCGCATTTGGAATGCTTCGTCACATCCCGTTTTTTTCTCAATTTGATTTCAGCGATCTATGGCCAATCGCACTTTTATTCATGGGACTCTGGCTTATACTCAGAAGAAACGGGAAATCATCAATCCATCATTCTCATTTCTCAAATAGCGGAAAAGAATCAACTAGAGAGATGCCGCCGCAGGAAGAACGTCAATCGCAAACAGCTTCTAATTTTTATGATTTTTTGGATGAAGTAAACATCTTTAACTCAACTAATAAAGTTATCCGTTCGGATAATTTCCGCGGCGGTAATATTACGACAATATTTGGGGGAACAAAATTGGATTTAACAAATTCAAAACTTTCACCAAGTGAAAACATTTTAGAGATAACCACATTATTCGGTGGAACGAATATTCGTGTTCCGCAAAATTGGAAAGTAATATTAAATGTCACTTCTATCTTTGGCGGCTTCGAAGATAAACGGTTCGCACATATTCATAGCGAGGAAAAAAGCGAAGGCATGTTAATTATCAAAGGTGTTGCGTTATTCGGCGGCGGCGAACTGCTTTATTAA
- a CDS encoding LiaF-related protein, whose amino-acid sequence METPKFHGRVIIGILLILIGGLFFLRNYDLFDFPYEYLTWEYFFILLGILFFFLSRNRTAGIVFIAIGLFNLLPELWPLIFVMIGLYIIFGRERLRHNRFSIKSTFEGQSGQPASGNDYVDSVNIFGGGNKVIHSDNFRGGNITSIFGGSEINLANCKLAEGENFIEVTAVFGGTTIIVPHDWKVVLDVLPIFGGFGDKRSKDPNKAFQEGRTLVIKGLVVFGGGEVKTIF is encoded by the coding sequence ATGGAAACGCCTAAATTTCATGGAAGAGTAATTATTGGGATATTACTCATTCTAATCGGCGGATTATTCTTTCTGCGCAATTACGATTTATTTGACTTCCCATACGAATATTTAACATGGGAATATTTTTTCATTCTGCTCGGTATTCTTTTCTTTTTCCTTTCACGAAACAGAACGGCAGGAATTGTTTTCATCGCGATAGGATTATTCAACCTTTTGCCGGAACTATGGCCGCTGATCTTTGTAATGATTGGCTTATACATAATTTTCGGAAGGGAACGCCTCCGACATAACAGGTTTTCAATCAAATCCACTTTCGAAGGACAATCCGGTCAACCGGCAAGCGGAAATGATTACGTAGACAGTGTAAATATTTTTGGAGGCGGAAATAAAGTAATCCATTCCGATAATTTTAGAGGCGGTAATATCACATCAATTTTTGGCGGTTCGGAAATAAACCTTGCTAACTGCAAACTTGCAGAAGGTGAAAATTTTATTGAAGTAACTGCAGTCTTTGGAGGAACAACAATTATTGTCCCTCATGATTGGAAAGTAGTTCTAGATGTTCTTCCAATCTTCGGAGGTTTTGGAGATAAAAGAAGCAAAGATCCAAACAAAGCATTTCAGGAAGGAAGAACTCTCGTTATTAAAGGGTTGGTTGTTTTCGGCGGCGGAGAAGTTAAAACTATATTCTGA
- the rmuC gene encoding DNA recombination protein RmuC produces MNEISIILAIVTLISVIIFFFIINKKLSTGGQSEIKDGFEKMDRSFRDEIARNREESSKNAKSQREEVNESILKLGEQISSTIGEISKGQKNQLDIFAKQMNSLTQMNEQKFDKLQEKVESQLKEIQDKNEKKLEEMRHTVDEKLHDTLEKRLGESFKLVSDRLEQVYKGLGDMQELARGVGDLKNVLSNIKTRGGWGEIQLENLIDQILTREQYEKNVATKKGSNDRVEIAIKLPGRDLTKSEIVWLPVDAKFPVEDYQRLLDAQDLANIAAINEANKAIEARIKGEAKKIAEKYLDPPNTTDFAIMFLPIEGLYAEVLRRPGLAEFLQREYRVVVSGPTILAALLNSLQMGFKTLAIEKRSSEVWKILSIVKNEFGKFGDVLDKTQKKLQEASNTIDEAAKSSRKIERQLKDVHELPTSAEPNLID; encoded by the coding sequence ATGAATGAAATCTCGATCATCCTCGCAATTGTGACTTTAATCTCAGTTATTATTTTCTTTTTTATAATTAACAAAAAACTATCAACCGGCGGTCAAAGTGAGATTAAGGATGGGTTTGAAAAAATGGACCGGTCGTTCCGGGATGAAATTGCTCGCAACAGAGAGGAATCATCAAAGAATGCAAAATCACAACGAGAGGAAGTTAATGAGTCAATATTAAAACTCGGTGAGCAGATTTCTTCAACCATCGGAGAAATATCAAAAGGACAAAAAAATCAGCTTGATATATTTGCGAAACAGATGAATTCACTTACACAGATGAATGAACAAAAATTTGATAAGCTGCAGGAGAAAGTTGAATCCCAGCTAAAAGAAATTCAGGATAAGAATGAAAAGAAATTGGAAGAGATGCGTCATACGGTTGATGAAAAATTACACGATACTTTGGAAAAGCGTCTCGGTGAATCATTTAAATTAGTTAGCGATCGGCTTGAACAAGTCTATAAAGGATTAGGAGATATGCAGGAACTTGCCCGCGGAGTAGGCGATTTGAAAAATGTTCTCTCAAATATAAAAACTCGCGGTGGATGGGGTGAAATACAACTTGAAAATTTGATTGATCAGATCCTTACACGCGAACAATATGAAAAAAACGTTGCCACAAAAAAAGGAAGCAACGACCGTGTTGAAATTGCAATAAAATTACCGGGAAGGGATTTAACCAAAAGCGAAATTGTCTGGCTCCCAGTTGACGCAAAGTTTCCGGTGGAAGATTATCAGCGGCTGCTCGACGCTCAGGATTTGGCAAACATTGCAGCAATTAACGAAGCTAACAAAGCAATTGAAGCACGTATTAAAGGAGAAGCAAAAAAGATTGCCGAAAAATATCTTGATCCTCCTAATACAACAGATTTTGCAATTATGTTTTTACCAATCGAAGGATTATATGCCGAAGTATTACGCCGTCCCGGTCTTGCAGAATTTTTACAGCGGGAATACCGCGTTGTTGTCTCAGGACCTACGATTCTTGCAGCATTGTTAAACAGTTTGCAGATGGGTTTTAAAACATTAGCAATTGAAAAACGTTCAAGTGAAGTTTGGAAAATTTTAAGCATCGTAAAAAATGAATTTGGAAAATTTGGAGATGTTCTGGATAAAACGCAGAAGAAACTTCAGGAAGCCAGCAATACAATTGATGAAGCAGCTAAGTCGTCCAGAAAAATAGAAAGACAACTGAAAGATGTGCATGAATTGCCGACAAGTGCTGAACCTAATTTGATTGATTAA
- a CDS encoding penicillin acylase family protein yields the protein MKRWKKILIGILASLAIVILVVFSLSYYMLKKSLPQYEGEKKVKGLRADVEIYRDGYAVPMIKAEDDEDAAFALGYVHAQERLFQMDIARRAGEGRLSEVLGAKTIPIDQMFRTAGIYKIVKENYDKLNPVSKKILEAYSKGVNAFINEAKGNYPVEFDVLGYDPYPWKPEHSLMIAKLMGWELNISWWTDITFSQLVQKFGDEKAKELIPDFPENSPTIIPSDIKSFAAITNDLMKVDQQFRNLTGFVGTHIGSNNWIVNGKMSASGKPIIANDPHLAFTAPGRWFLAMIRSNDWNAEGFTIPGLPAIVIGKNQNIAWAMTNVMADDADFYVEKIDSTGKNYFLNGIWKPLVIQKDTIHVKDSSSVIYEIKRTHRGPIITDIHPFRVMYPNTGVKTAQMSMRWTGQEFSDEMFAAVSINKSKNWNEFQNAVRYFTVPGQNFVYGDKDGNIGYICAAKLPIRSSNSSTLINDGTTDANDWKGFVPYEEMPKLFNPSQNFIASANNKTIQNFMYHISNIWEPSSRIERITELLNSKPIQSKEDFKKYQNDFVSPYAKKLTSYIMSAFDSVKVTDKNLLLTLELFKNWGFKMDAGSQVPTICTRFFQYLIKNIFEDEMGDDLLKEYVFIANVPYRIIPKMLEENNSSFFDDIRTSQVETRNIIIRKSLVDALSDLEKNYGMDIKNWQWGDVHKVTFKHMFHDVSPLLDNIVNIGPFSIGGDGTTIFNTEYSFPELFEQTRELTKPHRSEPYSNILGPSMRYIFDFADPDHLEYIMPTGESGHFMSSHYKDMTNMWLNGKYIKLPLKEEEFIKSSKQVLRLLPE from the coding sequence ATGAAGAGATGGAAAAAAATATTAATTGGCATTTTAGCATCGTTGGCAATAGTAATTCTCGTGGTTTTTTCTCTTTCTTATTACATGCTCAAAAAATCTTTACCTCAATATGAAGGTGAGAAAAAAGTTAAAGGATTGCGTGCTGATGTAGAAATTTACCGTGATGGATACGCTGTCCCGATGATTAAAGCCGAAGACGATGAAGACGCCGCATTTGCTCTAGGTTACGTTCATGCTCAGGAGCGTTTGTTCCAGATGGATATCGCACGCAGAGCGGGAGAGGGACGCCTAAGCGAAGTCTTAGGAGCCAAAACAATCCCGATCGATCAAATGTTTAGGACAGCCGGCATTTATAAAATCGTTAAAGAAAATTATGATAAACTGAATCCGGTCTCAAAAAAAATATTGGAAGCTTATTCGAAAGGAGTAAATGCTTTTATTAATGAAGCAAAGGGAAATTATCCCGTTGAATTCGATGTGCTCGGTTACGATCCTTATCCATGGAAGCCCGAACACAGTTTGATGATTGCAAAACTAATGGGATGGGAATTAAATATAAGCTGGTGGACAGATATTACTTTTTCGCAATTGGTTCAAAAATTTGGCGATGAAAAAGCGAAAGAATTAATACCGGATTTTCCAGAGAACTCTCCAACTATAATTCCATCTGATATTAAAAGTTTTGCTGCAATAACAAATGACTTAATGAAAGTGGACCAGCAATTTAGAAATTTAACCGGCTTCGTCGGTACACACATCGGTTCAAACAACTGGATTGTTAACGGCAAAATGTCGGCATCCGGTAAACCGATAATTGCTAACGATCCTCATCTAGCGTTCACTGCACCTGGAAGGTGGTTCCTGGCAATGATTCGAAGCAACGATTGGAACGCGGAAGGATTTACTATTCCGGGTTTGCCTGCAATTGTAATTGGGAAAAACCAGAATATAGCCTGGGCAATGACAAATGTTATGGCGGACGACGCCGATTTTTATGTAGAGAAAATTGATTCAACCGGAAAGAATTATTTTTTGAACGGAATTTGGAAACCGTTGGTTATTCAGAAAGATACAATTCACGTTAAAGATTCATCAAGTGTGATTTATGAAATAAAACGGACTCATCGGGGGCCGATAATCACGGATATCCATCCGTTCAGAGTAATGTATCCAAACACGGGCGTGAAAACGGCACAGATGAGTATGCGATGGACTGGGCAAGAATTTAGCGATGAAATGTTTGCGGCAGTGTCTATCAATAAATCAAAAAATTGGAATGAATTCCAAAATGCGGTTCGTTACTTTACTGTACCGGGGCAAAATTTTGTCTATGGTGATAAAGATGGAAATATTGGATACATCTGTGCTGCAAAATTGCCAATTAGGTCTTCCAACAGTTCAACATTGATTAATGACGGTACAACAGATGCAAATGATTGGAAAGGATTTGTTCCATATGAAGAGATGCCGAAGTTATTTAATCCATCGCAAAATTTTATTGCATCAGCCAACAATAAGACAATACAAAATTTCATGTATCATATTTCAAATATTTGGGAACCGTCATCCCGCATAGAAAGAATTACCGAACTGCTTAACTCAAAACCAATTCAATCAAAAGAAGATTTCAAAAAATATCAGAATGATTTTGTCTCGCCCTACGCAAAGAAACTTACTTCTTATATAATGTCTGCATTTGATAGTGTGAAAGTTACAGACAAGAATTTATTGCTTACACTTGAGCTATTTAAAAATTGGGGATTCAAAATGGATGCGGGAAGTCAAGTGCCCACTATTTGTACTCGCTTCTTCCAATATCTAATTAAAAATATATTTGAAGATGAAATGGGAGACGATCTTCTTAAAGAATATGTTTTTATTGCGAATGTTCCGTACCGGATTATTCCAAAAATGTTGGAAGAAAATAATTCCTCTTTTTTTGACGACATACGAACCAGCCAAGTTGAAACCCGCAACATTATTATAAGAAAAAGTTTAGTTGATGCGCTTTCTGATCTTGAAAAAAATTACGGAATGGATATAAAAAACTGGCAATGGGGAGATGTTCATAAAGTTACTTTCAAACATATGTTTCATGATGTTTCTCCTTTGCTCGATAATATTGTAAATATCGGTCCGTTCAGTATCGGTGGTGACGGAACCACAATTTTTAATACAGAATATTCATTCCCGGAATTGTTTGAACAGACACGTGAATTAACAAAACCACATCGTTCCGAACCTTACTCAAATATTCTCGGTCCTTCGATGCGTTACATTTTTGATTTTGCCGACCCAGATCATCTTGAATATATAATGCCTACAGGCGAGTCGGGACATTTTATGAGCAGTCATTACAAAGATATGACCAATATGTGGCTTAATGGAAAGTATATTAAACTTCCATTGAAAGAGGAAGAGTTCATTAAATCGTCAAAGCAAGTATTGCGGCTGCTGCCTGAATAA
- a CDS encoding methylenetetrahydrofolate reductase has translation MKVIEHLEKAKDTLISFEIIPPKRGGNIKQLLQVLEDIVKYNPPFIDITSHAAEVVYEETAVGGMQMKIKRKRPGTLGICALIQNKYNIDAVPHVLCTGFTREETEDFLIELHYLGIDNVLAIRGDDSDYKKPVKFGRSINEYAVDLIKQLSSINKGKYLEEGLLDAQPMNFCVGTSGYPEKHYEAPNLLTDIRNTKAKVDAGASYIVTQMFYNNKAYFDYVDLCRKEGITVPIIPGLKIITSQAHVKSLPKNFYIDIPQELADEIQSAKPEHITEIGVNWTAKQVEELLNKNVPAIHFYIMQSSSPMKMLMKKLKI, from the coding sequence ATGAAAGTAATTGAACATCTTGAAAAAGCTAAAGATACTTTGATAAGTTTTGAAATTATTCCTCCCAAACGAGGCGGTAATATTAAACAGCTTTTACAAGTTCTTGAAGACATCGTAAAATACAATCCGCCGTTCATTGATATTACAAGTCATGCAGCAGAAGTTGTTTACGAAGAGACTGCTGTGGGCGGAATGCAAATGAAGATAAAACGTAAACGTCCGGGAACGCTCGGAATCTGCGCACTGATTCAAAATAAATATAATATTGATGCAGTCCCACATGTGTTGTGTACCGGCTTTACTCGGGAAGAGACGGAAGATTTTCTTATCGAACTTCATTATTTAGGAATTGATAACGTCCTTGCAATACGTGGCGATGACAGCGATTATAAAAAACCGGTTAAGTTTGGCAGAAGTATAAATGAATATGCAGTTGATTTAATTAAACAGCTTTCCTCAATCAACAAAGGAAAATATCTTGAAGAAGGATTGTTGGATGCTCAGCCGATGAATTTTTGTGTCGGTACAAGCGGCTATCCGGAAAAACATTATGAAGCGCCGAATCTTTTAACAGATATTAGAAACACGAAAGCAAAAGTTGATGCGGGTGCTTCATACATTGTTACACAAATGTTTTATAATAACAAAGCATACTTTGATTACGTTGATTTATGCCGGAAAGAAGGAATTACAGTTCCAATTATTCCGGGATTGAAAATTATTACATCTCAAGCGCACGTAAAATCTTTACCTAAGAATTTTTATATCGACATACCGCAAGAACTTGCCGATGAAATCCAATCTGCTAAACCAGAGCATATAACTGAGATAGGAGTTAATTGGACTGCGAAACAAGTTGAAGAATTATTGAATAAAAATGTTCCGGCAATCCATTTTTACATTATGCAAAGTTCTTCTCCAATGAAAATGCTCATGAAAAAACTAAAAATTTGA